In Vanessa cardui chromosome 4, ilVanCard2.1, whole genome shotgun sequence, the DNA window TACCATAGTACCAACACCATCCCTCTTGTGCCATCTCCACTATATACAAGGCGCTGAAAAATAAGCGTCAAGCACAGCATTTAAGCTaaacaacataaaattaataccgTAGGTTGTAGGTTATTTACAGTGTCGGTAATTAATTGGTTTTCCGATCCGTTATTTGAGGTGTCGTTGGATGTCACAGTATTAGTGGATACTCGGATAGGGTTAGACTGCGGTCTGACAATGGCCGGAATGTTATGGATGGGGCTATATGGATTTCTTAAGCTCCATGGACTAATTGGTAGTATGTCAATTTTTTGCATGATTCGTGGTACTCTAGTTCCATTAGGAAATTTTCGTATTACTGTGTTATTTGGTAGTACGCCGTAAATGATGTATGGACTTGCTTCTGTTAATGTTTCCAATGGATCATCGTTAGGATTCTTACGTACCACTGTATTATTAGGAAGTATTCCGAAAATTACATAATCTTTTTTCGGAATAGACGATGGAGTGGCGACGTTGATTTGATTACTTATCATATTAACATCATTTGATATTGTCTCATTGATAAGTGCAACTATGGTTGTAGATTCAGTACCTGATATTGTTGTAGTTTCTAAATTGTTTTCGGTCGTCATGTCAATTTCTGTAGCTGATTCAACGTTAGAAACAGTAGTAGTGGCTTCGTTATCGCTCGACATTGTTGATAGATTAATATCTGAACTAAATGTTGTTGTTTCAGATATTTCAAGACTTCTTATAAAGCCTTCAGTCATAGTTGATTCATCACCAAACTTAAGCGTAGTACTTAAGACAGCGTCAGCTACATTACGAGCAGTTTCAAAAGCCGTCGTTTCAATTTCTTGTGACATGGTAGAAGCAGTATCGAGTGACATAGGCGTAGTTGTCAGTGAAATATCAGCCATATTAGCTGGtgcatttgaaaataaattttcggTTGTAGTTATATCTATTGAACTTTGTGAAAAGGACAAGGAAGGGTTTGAGGAAGAAGTAGTCGTTTGAGTCTCAGTTGCTTCTGTTGAAGTCAGGTCGTTTTCATTCTTGAAGTCGAGTGGACTAATTGTTGTTAAAGTCATTGTATTAACAATTTCTGACAAACGGTTTGAAagagaaatattatttgaatttgaactaTTAATCAATTCAGTCAAAGGAGCATTAGCAATCTCATCATTATGGTTTCGAATTATGTCTTCGATCATTTTTAAAACTCGTGCTTTCTTCGAAAGAATCCATAATTGAAGGCGTGATAATTGACTCGGATcttctatattatctatatcttCTAATTCTTTTACTTGCAAAGATTTCATTTGCATATTCGGATTCGATTGTGTTAAATTTATGCTCGAATTTTCTGTATCGTTTACAGTAAAGTCGTTTAATTCAAAGTTAGTGAGGAACGGAACTAGGGCAGGTTTGTtagtaaaatcattatttacactTGAACTGAAACTTGTATCactatttgttaaaattgtttctatGCCTGAAGGACTAACAGACATTTCATTATTCGATATTGCAGCAGTAGAAAGCTCAACATTTGTATTACCTTCAGTTGGTACAAATATTGGCATATCAGCAGTAACAAAAGAAGGTGTAGTTGTTAGTATTTCAGGCACAGGTACTGTATTTTCATTCGGAAGTGTATTTACAGTTGTTTCTGTTGTTGTGATTAATGAACCAGTGTTCAATCTCGTGCTATTTACAATACTCTCATTCCCTACATCTTGGAGGATATTTACAGGGCGGATATTATCTGgattttctataacaatattttcagTATCTCTAATATCTTCCAAACTGTAAGGAGTTGTATTTGGAAGAGAGTCAATGTCGTCTTGCAATTTTAAAGGCTTATTTAATTTAGGAATTAgggaatttaataattttaccatATCTACTGAAAGTCTAGCTCTACTATCCTCATCCATATTTGCaataatgtttttgatattatttgaaaGCATGCTAGTTAGATCTGAagaaactaatttattattagataatacGAGATCAGATACTGTATTATATACCCTTGTTGAGCTGTCAGTCGTTGGTTGATTTGTAGTCATTACGGCAGTCGTTTTGTCTGTTGTTGGTGCAGTATCTgcatataatacttttatagcAAATGGTTTTCTTGCAGATATGGGAGTACTAGGAGGAGGGGTAGGAGAAGGAACATTTGGATGTATGGTTATAGGAGTACTATCCCTGTCCTTCGCATTTTGTGATGGTGTAGTGATACCCCCAACCGAAATACGGTTAAACACATCTTGTGTAGATTGTTCAGTGGTTTGTACAGACTTAGCAACGGTGTTTACGTTATCCACTGACATTAATGTATCTTGACTCATTGAGTCTTTGAcactatttacattaatattgttaCTCACTCCGTCATTTATTTGCTTAACATCGTTACTAGtgctttgtttttgtaatacttCAGTTGTTGAAGAAATACGAGGTCTAGGTGTAGACGTAAGTATTTCAGCTAAAGCGTCAAAAATTGATACTGTAACTGAAGGCGAATGATGTGACGCCTCAACATTCATGACTTGTAATGACTTGGCCAGGCTTTCGGAAAGTCTCAGGTCAGCAGAGGTTAATGGACTTCGTGACTTAGTAAAAGATATTGCGTTCATATCTGGCCCTATTTGTATTTCTTCTCCCTCTACCTGAAATAAGAAGTAATCTCACCcataaatttagaaaaagtaTTGTGAAAAATCGCAGCAATGTGGACTTGAAGGTGAGACAGTATcagaaaaaatagaaaattgtgCGTAGACCAAAGCCTCTTTACTACTTTTGGATATCATTAAAGAAAGTGAATGTTGCATGTAAATGTATTAAGCAAAACCCATTGTGAgtattgaaacaataatattttacatcaatacgatttaatagattttacttaaaattaaatacaatactattattgattaaattgttaaaatggtgcttttttgtttttgtaagcaTTTGCATTGCATATCTTGCACGatcattttcttaaatataataaaaaacttatacaataattatgtaatcaTTGTTTGTTTTTCCTTTTAGTATAGCTTAaatgcaatttataaataatgcctaaaactatttttattatttcagagaCTTATAAACCTAATTACAATAGTGTATTTGTAATGCGAGCATGATTGTGATGTAATGTTTATTCTAAATTGTATGATTAACCGGTTCAGAAGCTGAATCGTGCATGCATGTCGGCGATGATGTATTTTGTCTTGACATCTGTTCTGTTGTAACATCGGAAAAGTCTTCTTCTTCGAACCACTTTGGCTCCTCTACAGACTTTGACAAAAGATGATCAGTCACGAAGAATTTCAGCCAAGCCTTTGGTAATGAAAATCATTgttaaaatgataatgaaagCATGTAAGTTAAATGAATTTGTTACaagcaatttaatttatttttaatgtagcaaattgttgtttaaattttttgtattttttctatgATCAGTATCTAAATTTCTcaagcaataaaatatatataactgtaaAATTATGCAGTGATATTGaaatgcataaaaaaaaatatgaatatattttaagtcaaaaagcaatttattgtacttttataaaaaaaaaatatatgaaatatcaaaTGAAGATGATAATGAATTGTGCAATACTAGTAATGATATGATACTCCTATTCATTTAATGTCCAGTTTCATAAAGGggctttgtttaaatttattttaatatatgaataaaaccaATGGTAAGAAAACTATTATTAGTTACCTAACAACACTGttaaaaattgtaaagtatTCCTAAAAGTCACATTTTTCTACGCATTAATCATTGAAATgagaatgtaaataaaaaacataaaacttataaatacattcaataCGCAAAAGTATTCAAcgcaaatatttaaagtatttttggtACCTTCACAAATTAATAATGCGAAAACAATTgtagtgttttaaaaatagcaCATTCTTCATAATTAAATGTGCGTTTCAGatgttacttattattttgttttttaaattgtaagttGGTataagatttgaatatattgtgGTGTTACTTACTGTAGATGGTGTAATTGTGGGTACAGTGGGTTTATAAAAAGGTTTATCGAGGTatgaagctcgatatttcgagctaaatttatttttttgtttttcaggaCCAGCTATTATCTGGAAAATATTGGATAAACCGTATACAATAAGTTTTACATAAACACAACTCTAAAATACGATAGACgttagtaaaaatatgttaaatgtatACTTACGCCATTTGATGAAGCCTCCGTAGTCTTTGAAAAAGTATCACTATATTTCCTTGAATTTCTTTCTCTGGATTTCGAGGTCACAACTGAAAACTCCTCTCTTGGTTTTGATGATTTTCGACTATATTTTCTTGTTCGAATGTTCCTAATAGGAGGGGTAACAGTCGACTTTTCTTTGGACGATGTcgaattatcattattattgtctTTATAAGTTGCATGATATTTTTGTGTTGTGCTTACAAAATTATTCAGAAGTTTGTTTTCACTTTCTACTGTCATACTTATTACCTCATTGTCAGTTCCATTTTCTGAAGATTCTTTACTGTTGACAGTTATTATAAAGTTACGACTTTCTTGTTTGTTGTCATTGTCTTGACTTGCTTTAGGTGTACCATCAGTATAAATAATAGGTGATTCGGCTGTATTTTCTACTTTCTTTTCTGCAATTGATATCTCTtctgttatattttgtatacttgAGTCCGTTGTTGATGTTGTCAATCCGCCACTCCTTAGCCTCGAGTAGTAAGAAGTTCTAGGCAGCAACTGTTTCGATTTAAACATTGATCtgctttcaatattttttgacgCATCTTTTTTTACTAGTATTTCTGAATTGGCACCaacattttttgaaatatttctccTTAAATACAAAGACGAACGTACAGTAGGTTTCTTAAAGGATAAATTAGTATCATTGCTTTTACTTTGACTGGAATTTTCAATGTTTGAGGATTCAGTTGTAGTTAATTTCacttttctttgaaatttataagTTCTATCGATCGACGGACTAAAAGAAGCTGTAGAGATGGTTGAAGTAGATAAAGTGTTTGATTTTTTGTTTCTCGGCTTAAACGATCCCCTTAGACGATATTCAACAGATTTAGGCACCGGCTGTTCGGAAGTCGTTGTTGTTATTACAGGTATGTTTTCTTCAGTTTGACTGTTACTGCTGTTACCTTCCACGTTTATTTTACTGCGTAGCTGAAAGTCAggtgttacataatattataaaaaatcgaatttatttcatataacttGTGATTTGTTTAAGGATGAGAATAATGTACTTTTTGTAAGTATAAAAACGTGAcatcgattatttattattgatgatgctgatttaattttaatgatgttaattaaacgaattatggtatgcaaaaaaaataatgtaagtagTATTGTATTAAAAGCCAAATATggtctaatttaatattattacccGAGAATGTTTTTCTATATCAGGAGCCGTGATAATGGATTGTGAAGATGTTGTGTAAGTTTTAAAGACTTTTTGTGATGCTTGTGCTTTCACTGACAAACTCTCGCTGGGTGGAGAGCTGGCTTGTGTctgaaatttttgtttttcgttatttgtatgtatgtttgcaCAAACATGAGGTAAGTCCATGCGATTACCAAAATCTGTATGAATGAAAGTagtgatttaaataatgttttggtTTTTGATTACTTATACATTGTTAGTATGTGGAACAATGTTAGTGATATGAAACAAACAGAAATTCTGTTTTAAGTGCTTATTTATTGCAACTCGAACATGATATACAGTGATATTAATATgagtgatatttaattattaattaaccatACTTTACTTTTCTACTCACCGATGCATTCTTAGCTTGAATCAAAGCTTTAAACGGTTCAGGATAGTTATCATCTTCTTTGATTTCATCtgatactttttgtttttcagCAGTAAGTTGCGTTTTTCCTTTACTTCGAGAAACTGGACGTTTAACAACTTTTGTTGTTTTCTGAGTACTCGACtttaaagtaattctgtctgtacTAGGTCTTAAATTTCTTTCAGTTGTAGACCGTGAAAAAGATTTTGATTCCGTCTGACTAGTAATATTTTCTCTAATTTGACTAGATTTCACTTCATTAGATGTTACTATACCTTCACCGGTTAAATTTGTATCTGTTTCGGATTGCCTTGTTTTATATCTTAATTTCCTTGAGTTTCTTATGTCTTCAGTTCTTGCAGTTGTTGGTTCTTTAGGAGCAGTTGATAACGCATTAGCTGTACCAGACACATCTAAGTCTAAAGCCCGAACATTTGTACGTGTGTTAATACGTCCGCGACCTCTGGGGACGGTTACACTTTCAATCGTTCGAACAGTTGAACTCCTTCGTCTTATTTGTGAATTGAATTCACCTCCATCTTTTGATAACGTTTTTGTAATATCATTAAAAGCTATATCAGTAAAATCCTTTTGTATCTTGCCTATAGGCGGTGAAGTAACCAAAGGAACCGTCGTTGATTGGGCCGGAACATATCTACTGGACTGTCGTGATCGACCTTTTGATTGATTTTCCCTATTCACTGTAGTATCAAAGTTTTCTTCATTGACTACTGGCTTGCTACGCACCCGACTATTCGATCTTCTTGAATCAAATCTGTCGCTTCTTTCAGGTTGGTTTTGAGATTGAGTAGTATAAGTTGGAGATTCAGTAGGCCTGCTTCTGCTTCTCGATCTTGAAATATCCCGTGGTTGAATTTCTTCTCGTCTTCTTGAAACTCGGGATCTAGACGTAGAAGATACATCTTCCGACTTATTTGAACTTGTAGGACTTCTATCGGGATTTGGAAGCCGTCTGCTGATACGCGATGTGCCTTCTACCTGAAATTAAAAgagtttttgttattgtttttttgaaattgatctaaataaaattttaaatttttggtcAAGGCAGctctgtatacatatataacataacttATAACGAAGTTCCTCGTAGTGTTGaggaattttaataattttgtttttaataaagtaataagcgAGTTACTGATTGTGTGTACAAATTTTACACATGAAGGCACAGGAAACTATTGTACCGTATCAATGATTTCAACAGCGCAAGTAAAACATCGGGCCAGTAAGCGGGCGATTAGATACGAAATATTTGACCTAAAATGCGTTTAATTTACATGAAAAGAGCTATAACTGATTTTgatctatgttttatatattataattattatcagtttATGAAAACAAGGGTAGacataataatgataacaaattgttgccattttattaaatatctgttgttttattttataaaaatacgtcAACATTAGGCATTATCTTGGGATACGAAAGTGAAGAGATATCTGAAGATTAAGTGGCATGAGTATTTCAGgttgtcaatttaaaatatgttccGAATTATGAACAAAACACACATTGTGaacatacattaatttttacatGAAGTACTAcgattttttattagtaattcgAATAACCTTAAAAGGATCTTGACTTTTTAATACAACTTAATTGAAATTgaagtgtattatttttttattttatggccaCACGTTTTAATCTCTGTAAATAAACTTTGAATGACTCAATGGCTGAAACGATTGTATCACAAAATTATCTGAAGTATTATGAAAGTattgaatgaattttaaatgcgcattatatcaattaattaaggcCACaactatcaataattatatgtaaattattactcAATGAACTGACTGAATAAATAAGACATCTATCCGATAACTCCAAGATAAAAagcaagttattaaaatatatatgaatgagCGTAgcaatttaagaaatttaattaataaaacacacaTTATTGAGTCCTTTAACTTTGTCCcctcatacataattataacacTTTACTTCGTAATCTTACTCATAAAAATTATTAGCATAAGAACTGTACTGGTAAGGTCGTGTTAGTGTTTATGAAATTATTCCTAAAATGAATTTTCCTGTAAAACCAAATAAACTATTTAGTTAAAAGCATTTATCCCATGATTAAATGCATgcaaaccttttttaaaattaaaaacaattttttttattttttttagagtgATAGATAaaagcaaaattatttaaataaaacaatgaataaCTGTTCCATTTTTTCAAAGATCCGTTTTCTTTAAAGGCAAAAAGTGAAGGGCGACTTTATCTTAAAATCAAAGGTCGAAAGCTGTGACAGTTTATTAAGTATTAGTCTAGATAATGTTCTAGATTGAGTGTATCTGAGCGCACCTGGGCCATATGTGTGCTAAGTAGCTATTAATAACATAAGTGAGTTGTTACTGTCTGGAGAGAAATTATGTTGCCAACGCCTGCGGTAGTGATTGCAACGAActctttttaattattccatatttcataactaaatattattaaatcggACCAATTTGTAATATACGCTTCACTCCACATATATTTATCTTCGACTGTTCTTATGTATCCGTATCATAAGGGATACGATAcctatttgtttctttttttatttatattctttatttttaactaataactTACACACCTTAGGATaggtttcaaatttaaatacacacATACTTAATGGGTTGCACACACACCATTGCAGTTTTGAatcatatcattattaattaagcgTACTGACTTGGAAAACCGTGAAAAATTTGCCACTTCATAcacttcaattaaaaataatattatataaataatagacataaataaatatcaaatatatatcaaaagcCATAGGTATATAAAGTGACATAGATCTACAGAActcaataatgttatttttttaattatcctttaagtaagaaatttaaacatattccaccaacccccgtGGCCCCGTTATGTGATAGTCTAGCCGTAGTAGCCTTGGGCAAACTTCATCCCACATTGaaagacttttttatactatatattaatcatagtaAAGCACGACATGAATGAAAAACTTATTGCAAATTCTCACATTTAGTTTGACGTTTGAATCGCAATCACAATGCACATGCATTAAACTCTTATGTATTAACATGACACTATCTTTAACGCTTAGTTCAATAACTCAATCAATTCACTCAATAAACAAAacgaattaattacaaatatatatctaaaaggCATACAAAGAACCGCCATTAACAATAAACGAAACCATTTATCGTATAATTGGAACACGTCAGTGTACAGTCAGagacaaatatacaaaaataatactagACACGAAAATTGAAGGTCGGCTTAGCTAAGCTTTTGTagatcacattttttttaataacattatgtgTTGCACTGTACGTATCGCATATCGGGTCGGCTTATTTACGTTACATTGAAATCAATCACTTCATTGCAATCGTTTCATAGTATAACACCaagtcgctttccgctgtctgtccctatgtatgcttagatctttaaaattacggaacggattttaatggggtttatttttaatacatggtTGTGTGTATAATACAAGTAAGCAGTGGACAacacagtaaagaaacactgataattttagagttctaatgtgatgtcgtaaataaataattctgtagtatattaatatcagtattgcaccaaatccttcgtcagttttcaaattaattccttatcaagtcttaaacttttagtaccttttgaatctaaacatcaaatcattgcgacgcaatatgtcattgtcactcggtaaagcagattgtcgctgatactgagcacacgaaaatagatcttaaggcgacgaaccttttcttaccctacTGTACCTGTGTGAAGCTGGGTCTGGtggctagtattttataaattcacgCTCGTGAAAAgtatatttgcatttataatcgTTGAAGTAAATTCGTCTAAAGCGTAAACTTCAGCGGCTGACCTTGTTTGAACGATAAATGTACAAATGTTGATTTGTCAAgaatttgaaaacatttaataagtGTGACTAATTTCACGGAGTCAAATATTATTGGAGCGTTCATAAAATGATCAATAGAATATTGACtagagaatttatttaaaaaaaaataatttgtacttACAGAAACATTATATACTTGTaacaaaatttgttattattaaaactatatactcataacattataatatcaaaattttacatattcataatatgtggatttattttctttatgttttaacaaatattaaccatttatcAAGCAAAGATTACAAAAGCAAAAATGTTACGTTTTTGTTTTGGTTCTAggtatgtttttaaaacatttttgtctcagatcatatttatttaaatattgacgctGAAATTGgcgaaaattgtttatataggccggaaaattttaaatgaaataacggAAGTGATAGTGATTTTATTatgaatcatattattaaaagactttgacatattatgaaatataaataactgttatatatttacataattaattcaatataataattgccGATTGTGTTAAGCAATAAATAAGTAATCTAGATTAGTCatactcaatattttattgaaccGATATTCAAGACAATGtacaacgttttttttatttaataattaaaatctattaaaatcaattagtCTTAATTCACTGTTGAtaagttcaaaaatatttgttagtaCGCTAGACGGCTGTACATAAATACTAAGCTGGAAAActctattaaaatgtataattatacagTTAAATAGTACCAGTGACGTCATAATAATGAACTatcattaaatgtatgtatatgtaatctattatatatattataaatgtgaactcTTAtaactgtttgtctgtcgctcttttacgtcaaaaccgctgaaccgtatTTCATGAAATTAGGTATGGAgtaaacatgaactccaagaaaggcctactttgtctaacacatgacaaccgacaccctaaaacgcgagcgaaatcGCAGGTGACTACAAGTATAGCATAAAGTAACATATGGTTATttcttgaataattatatttcagaaGTGACATCAATCATTACCATGGAACGTGTGGCCGTATGTATCGTAtagtattttgattgatttattgaaGTCTGCTAAGACTGCCAGTCTGCGCgggatataataaaagttatattatttaccttGCTCTACGTATTTAACGTTATTAAACGAATATATTATACGTTATTTGAAGATATCTGATTGCGATTCATTTCTTAGAGCATATAAATATAgtgtatattaatcattattaaaaaaataaatatttgtataatatttgatttaaataaagtacaatacGTGCATATACATACACCATTTAATAACGGTTAAATCTAGAAT includes these proteins:
- the LOC124544013 gene encoding serine-rich adhesin for platelets-like isoform X1; translated protein: MRGVWWSAFALLLLVVVASAIRSGQVEGTSRISRRLPNPDRSPTSSNKSEDVSSTSRSRVSRRREEIQPRDISRSRSRSRPTESPTYTTQSQNQPERSDRFDSRRSNSRVRSKPVVNEENFDTTVNRENQSKGRSRQSSRYVPAQSTTVPLVTSPPIGKIQKDFTDIAFNDITKTLSKDGGEFNSQIRRRSSTVRTIESVTVPRGRGRINTRTNVRALDLDVSGTANALSTAPKEPTTARTEDIRNSRKLRYKTRQSETDTNLTGEGIVTSNEVKSSQIRENITSQTESKSFSRSTTERNLRPSTDRITLKSSTQKTTKVVKRPVSRSKGKTQLTAEKQKVSDEIKEDDNYPEPFKALIQAKNASTQASSPPSESLSVKAQASQKVFKTYTTSSQSIITAPDIEKHSRLRSKINVEGNSSNSQTEENIPVITTTTSEQPVPKSVEYRLRGSFKPRNKKSNTLSTSTISTASFSPSIDRTYKFQRKVKLTTTESSNIENSSQSKSNDTNLSFKKPTVRSSLYLRRNISKNVGANSEILVKKDASKNIESRSMFKSKQLLPRTSYYSRLRSGGLTTSTTDSSIQNITEEISIAEKKVENTAESPIIYTDGTPKASQDNDNKQESRNFIITVNSKESSENGTDNEVISMTVESENKLLNNFVSTTQKYHATYKDNNNDNSTSSKEKSTVTPPIRNIRTRKYSRKSSKPREEFSVVTSKSRERNSRKYSDTFSKTTEASSNGIIAGPEKQKNKFSSKYRASYLDKPFYKPTVPTITPSTVEGEEIQIGPDMNAISFTKSRSPLTSADLRLSESLAKSLQVMNVEASHHSPSVTVSIFDALAEILTSTPRPRISSTTEVLQKQSTSNDVKQINDGVSNNINVNSVKDSMSQDTLMSVDNVNTVAKSVQTTEQSTQDVFNRISVGGITTPSQNAKDRDSTPITIHPNVPSPTPPPSTPISARKPFAIKVLYADTAPTTDKTTAVMTTNQPTTDSSTRVYNTVSDLVLSNNKLVSSDLTSMLSNNIKNIIANMDEDSRARLSVDMVKLLNSLIPKLNKPLKLQDDIDSLPNTTPYSLEDIRDTENIVIENPDNIRPVNILQDVGNESIVNSTRLNTGSLITTTETTVNTLPNENTVPVPEILTTTPSFVTADMPIFVPTEGNTNVELSTAAISNNEMSVSPSGIETILTNSDTSFSSSVNNDFTNKPALVPFLTNFELNDFTVNDTENSSINLTQSNPNMQMKSLQVKELEDIDNIEDPSQLSRLQLWILSKKARVLKMIEDIIRNHNDEIANAPLTELINSSNSNNISLSNRLSEIVNTMTLTTISPLDFKNENDLTSTEATETQTTTSSSNPSLSFSQSSIDITTTENLFSNAPANMADISLTTTPMSLDTASTMSQEIETTAFETARNVADAVLSTTLKFGDESTMTEGFIRSLEISETTTFSSDINLSTMSSDNEATTTVSNVESATEIDMTTENNLETTTISGTESTTIVALINETISNDVNMISNQINVATPSSIPKKDYVIFGILPNNTVVRKNPNDDPLETLTEASPYIIYGVLPNNTVIRKFPNGTRVPRIMQKIDILPISPWSLRNPYSPIHNIPAIVRPQSNPIRVSTNTVTSNDTSNNGSENQLITDTVNNLQPTISSSALNITDSSSLGITTSTNKPPAEKSTASHVLSLRTTTMLPSIDEILLNSISSATKEEMVISSMTSSTSEPRILTLDIDPETKQIRTEKPDDGTGNAVFKFIPIDEVTVSQQKSNVLKLASTKMPKTTSFNDMLQVTTSESNTQTTQNDISTNGQTTSTPIFAMTPIENSDTTTIIPELSIVMNNIEAEPTTLAPEITTATANIVGTMLPTATEISTPNPLTTPAARPTTTTTSSPTIMTSIPSVIATTVTTEIDNLSTATTTLPTTLQTTTVNPPTVTITTPTASVLETAASNQKDADLLQSLLQQIGRSPKNLNSFSNNQQNDNAKLLQAILLGGQQSIGSNKKFNENKPSSTTIRSIEDDIRQFEEDTKLLKALLLATGRNPAELNLPNLDNIKGLTASTTSIPTTTKFITTTSQPTTTQRTTTITPTTTTTVPTTTTTTTTTTTTTTTTNTPLITTTLKSTSSGRISELSYNEDLRKLQEDTRLLQALLQATGNQNTANKPIISGITSNVRIASNPLTTSIESNPTTPVNNRPIFTTRPSPVFTAITPETVTVSTLQPQQQTTEEIGISTTFQPFNVRSTTTVRSVGDTSAATRRVQTSRFQVTTEIPSTSTFSDEEDLLFLQNLKSVLSAKNSGEDPETALANRVIALAVERSLNEIQTGKKVDTSTTTYRPTTTTARLTTTTTKSTTTTEASTLNTPSIEEDIKQFEQDTKLLQALLKATGQDPSKFNIPTLANTNRPVTASIESTTAKPYGAKIAVKDELKNEQDDAKLLQTLIKLQDAQETTTQRSKIAITGQSSDEALKKLLNQAQPAGMVSEATKSSISLSTEFGNSNDALLAALLKEQGFGPTTASSLDEQLRLAALLNQVVVTPKARRTTTPPPPPPAPRRPVLDGLAWLWQQWRETAPGPDVARPNRRPAPSARPSITPSAATSSRVNWFGSGPFVGNADERPTSNRIPLEPPSVVTTEQGPGRGQLVSAAINVTRAFSQFLGAAIQGAAQTVQSVIRAGQRAASDAYTSGSG